One Anaerolineales bacterium DNA segment encodes these proteins:
- a CDS encoding SDR family NAD(P)-dependent oxidoreductase, protein MNAGRTAVITGASSGIGKAFAHKSAAIGYPLMLIARNERNLRSTADALAEEFGAQCTTLPADLSLDAYADALAERIAAEKSVCLLVNNAGFAVPQKLAEARRSRHGKTTGYGPGPSGNWADRWWSFRDC, encoded by the coding sequence ATGAATGCAGGTCGCACGGCTGTCATCACGGGAGCTTCAAGCGGCATCGGAAAGGCTTTCGCGCACAAATCCGCCGCGATCGGGTATCCGCTGATGCTGATCGCGCGGAACGAGCGGAATTTGCGGTCCACTGCGGATGCCTTGGCTGAGGAATTCGGCGCGCAATGCACCACCCTGCCGGCCGATCTGTCGCTCGATGCGTATGCTGATGCCTTGGCGGAAAGGATTGCAGCCGAAAAATCCGTCTGCCTGCTTGTCAACAATGCGGGATTCGCGGTTCCGCAGAAGCTCGCCGAAGCTCGCCGAAGCCGACATGGAAAAACAACTGGATATGGTCCGGGTCCTTCCGGAAATTGGGCCGACAGGTGGTGGTCGTTCCGGGATTGTTGA
- a CDS encoding winged helix-turn-helix transcriptional regulator, translating to MKTLDDAETGIFHAINKTSIDLFAYFDGLLAEKKFDINTYEWLLLTHILKQPGKSQKWYGDNILRDKTFVMRLVDSLEKKQLLGRKPDGKDRRRNLLYGTKAGERLIRRTLPYIREDYRFLFSDIDEKRLSITISVLQNLMAKIAKKSKDDAVQG from the coding sequence ATGAAGACCCTTGACGATGCGGAAACCGGGATTTTTCATGCCATCAACAAAACCTCCATCGATTTGTTCGCCTATTTCGACGGACTGTTGGCGGAGAAAAAGTTCGATATCAATACGTACGAGTGGCTGTTGTTGACCCATATCCTCAAGCAGCCGGGGAAGAGCCAAAAATGGTACGGAGACAATATCCTTAGAGATAAAACCTTTGTCATGCGGTTGGTGGATTCATTGGAAAAGAAGCAATTGCTGGGAAGGAAGCCGGACGGAAAAGACCGGAGAAGGAATCTGCTGTACGGCACCAAGGCGGGGGAGCGGTTGATCCGAAGAACCCTTCCATACATCCGCGAGGACTATCGCTTCCTTTTCTCCGATATCGATGAAAAACGGTTGTCAATCACGATCTCCGTCCTCCAGAATTTAATGGCGAAAATCGCCAAAAAGAGCAAGGACGATGCCGTGCAGGGATAG
- a CDS encoding endonuclease/exonuclease/phosphatase family protein, translating to MKKISPLILVFAVLFLVFLQAAGTLVESIYILNLLQAALNAKALGVLFFFAPLLGIPFYRKFPRGLIWTLFTILLLARGVLPYVDTSNRAPAAGLAASAALSLIFLLLIRNGGESRGRIGLWASAGFGLAVSLSVLLRTVGLGIEYSLTPSGGWVGWALGLLLGGALTLLDLTHGSYAEEKDRSGVTAGVVGLILILTLIWFSFSAPGIFARWTEGDYTLIVTAVALLSAGWVLLMLLRPQWIDRIRPRELWIWNVLFTLSLAGTVLAHRVAFPSTPDSAPVVVSTPGGWSYIPLALMLLLFPVVLLDLVFFVREVAESISSPADLVPGILLGGFFLILLAFIQIFTNVWGYVPPVSPPFRNLFWLPYLLAAGGITLLVGLSRRTDAQAAPAPGGAFSRAWGVLLGGIVAATTVSAFPARPGGVPDADRSSLTVMTINVQQFNDMYGEKSYERQLDLIRSVSPDILAMQETDSTRISLNNNDYVRHFAERLGYHSYYGPTTVAGTFGTAILSKYPLRNTRTVFTYSDTDEIGSAEAEIEVDGRRIFIYVVHPDGTDAAMLAFTRGLLDRIRDRPYVIALGDYNLRDYEEAYRMIDSVLVNAWTSVYPSKLSPEGVDLAGENRIDHILFSPNLAARNPVYVLPPDSATDHPVHWTEIYWPED from the coding sequence ATGAAAAAAATCTCCCCCCTCATCCTCGTGTTCGCGGTTCTGTTCCTGGTCTTCCTCCAGGCGGCCGGCACGCTGGTCGAATCCATCTACATCCTTAATCTTCTGCAGGCGGCGCTGAACGCCAAGGCCCTGGGCGTGCTGTTCTTCTTCGCGCCCCTGCTCGGGATTCCCTTTTACAGAAAATTTCCGCGCGGGCTGATCTGGACTTTGTTTACAATTCTCCTTCTTGCGCGCGGTGTTCTCCCCTACGTCGACACGTCGAACCGCGCGCCGGCCGCCGGCCTCGCCGCCTCCGCCGCCTTGAGCCTGATCTTTCTCCTGCTGATCAGGAACGGTGGGGAATCCCGCGGCCGGATCGGCTTATGGGCGTCGGCCGGGTTCGGGCTGGCGGTGAGCCTTTCCGTGTTGCTGCGGACCGTCGGGCTGGGAATCGAATACTCCCTCACCCCCTCCGGCGGCTGGGTCGGTTGGGCGCTGGGGCTCTTGCTGGGGGGCGCGTTGACGCTCCTCGATCTCACCCATGGGTCGTACGCCGAGGAAAAGGACCGGAGCGGCGTAACTGCCGGGGTGGTGGGGCTGATCCTCATCCTGACCCTGATCTGGTTTTCGTTTTCCGCCCCGGGGATATTCGCCCGCTGGACGGAGGGTGATTACACCCTGATCGTGACCGCGGTCGCGTTGCTCTCCGCCGGCTGGGTTCTGCTCATGCTCCTGCGTCCGCAATGGATCGACCGGATCCGCCCGCGGGAGCTTTGGATTTGGAACGTACTCTTCACGCTTTCCCTGGCCGGCACCGTCCTGGCCCACCGCGTCGCATTTCCGTCGACGCCGGATTCCGCGCCGGTGGTGGTTTCGACTCCGGGCGGGTGGTCCTACATTCCCCTGGCCCTGATGCTGCTGCTGTTCCCGGTCGTCCTTCTGGATTTGGTCTTCTTTGTCCGCGAGGTCGCAGAGAGCATCTCGTCTCCGGCGGATTTGGTTCCGGGAATTCTCCTGGGCGGTTTTTTTCTCATTCTGCTGGCGTTTATCCAAATCTTCACCAATGTGTGGGGCTACGTTCCGCCGGTCAGCCCGCCGTTCCGGAATTTATTCTGGCTTCCCTATCTCCTGGCGGCGGGAGGCATCACCCTACTGGTCGGGCTTTCCCGCCGCACCGACGCGCAAGCCGCTCCGGCGCCCGGGGGGGCATTTTCCCGAGCGTGGGGCGTGTTGCTCGGCGGCATAGTCGCGGCCACGACGGTTTCCGCGTTCCCCGCCCGGCCCGGCGGGGTTCCCGATGCGGATCGCTCCTCCCTGACGGTGATGACCATAAACGTCCAGCAGTTCAACGACATGTACGGGGAAAAATCCTACGAACGGCAGCTGGACCTCATCCGGAGCGTTTCCCCGGATATCCTGGCGATGCAAGAGACCGATTCGACGCGGATTTCGCTCAACAACAACGATTACGTCCGGCACTTCGCCGAGCGGCTGGGGTATCACTCGTACTACGGACCGACCACCGTCGCGGGTACGTTCGGAACGGCCATCCTTTCCAAATATCCGCTGCGGAACACCCGCACCGTCTTCACCTACAGCGACACGGATGAAATCGGCAGCGCCGAAGCGGAAATCGAGGTTGACGGCCGGCGTATTTTTATTTATGTCGTTCATCCCGACGGAACCGACGCCGCCATGCTGGCCTTCACCCGGGGGCTTCTCGACCGGATCCGGGATAGGCCGTACGTCATCGCGCTGGGGGATTACAACCTGAGGGATTACGAGGAAGCGTATCGGATGATCGACAGCGTGCTGGTTAACGCCTGGACCAGCGTCTATCCTTCCAAGCTCAGCCCGGAGGGAGTCGATCTGGCGGGCGAAAACCGCATCGATCATATCCTCTTTTCCCCCAATCTGGCCGCGCGCAATCCGGTCTACGTGCTCCCTCCGGATTCCGCCACCGATCACCCCGTCCACTGGACGGAAATTTACTGGCCGGAGGATTAG
- a CDS encoding DUF1232 domain-containing protein has protein sequence MNREQGTPKRNKILSDAVERTKPKAEELLRQPEKAERLLSQAVEKADKREERKGPLLEVWKYLRALFRLMRSYLKREYTSIPWGSMALVVIAVIYFVALVDVLPDFVPGVGYIDDAAVIAFVVSQIRVDLDAFLRWESARGGKAE, from the coding sequence ATGAACAGGGAACAGGGAACCCCGAAACGGAACAAGATCCTCTCGGATGCGGTCGAGAGGACAAAACCGAAGGCGGAGGAACTGCTGCGGCAGCCGGAAAAAGCGGAGCGGCTGCTTTCCCAAGCGGTCGAGAAGGCCGATAAACGCGAGGAACGGAAAGGCCCGTTGCTGGAAGTGTGGAAGTATTTGCGGGCATTGTTCCGTCTGATGCGATCCTATCTCAAGCGCGAATACACGTCCATTCCCTGGGGCTCGATGGCGCTGGTGGTGATCGCGGTGATTTATTTTGTCGCCTTGGTAGATGTGCTTCCGGATTTCGTCCCCGGGGTGGGATACATCGACGACGCCGCGGTGATCGCGTTCGTCGTCTCGCAAATCCGGGTGGACCTGGATGCTTTCCTGCGATGGGAATCCGCACGGGGCGGGAAGGCGGAATAG
- a CDS encoding DUF3795 domain-containing protein — protein MDYSLDGYCGLYCGACPIFLETKAGTAKEACRGCKSGLNAEWCRVCNLKACARSKGVEFCSACEEYPCEKLKGFADMEEYPYHREIFEYMKTIDREGKAAWLEGMKARWSCPECGQEASWWDTACTRCGTALRGYSKPKP, from the coding sequence ATGGATTATTCCCTGGACGGTTATTGCGGTCTGTATTGCGGGGCGTGCCCAATCTTTCTGGAAACGAAAGCCGGAACGGCGAAGGAAGCATGCCGCGGGTGCAAGAGCGGACTGAATGCGGAGTGGTGCCGCGTATGCAACCTCAAGGCCTGCGCCCGGAGCAAGGGCGTCGAATTTTGCTCCGCCTGCGAGGAATATCCCTGTGAAAAGCTGAAGGGATTTGCGGACATGGAGGAATATCCGTACCACCGCGAAATTTTCGAATATATGAAGACCATCGACCGGGAGGGAAAAGCCGCCTGGCTGGAGGGGATGAAGGCGCGCTGGTCCTGCCCGGAGTGCGGGCAGGAAGCCTCCTGGTGGGACACGGCCTGCACGCGTTGCGGAACCGCATTGCGCGGGTATTCGAAACCGAAACCCTGA
- a CDS encoding HAD-IB family phosphatase: MIAALFDIEGTLFTNPMGKGMTEYAFAHGRAIPAAAYFASLLPLYQISKLGFYSREAFNTIAIARMAGLIGGYSRPEADAAFDWVADEFILPSGRREILGRWERHRASGHLLMIASGGLTPIVARIGARLQAAGTAGTDAEVRAGRYTGRIGSPVVIGREKAARTLRLAAELGVEVDWKESYAYADSFHDLPFLELAGHPTAVHPDSKLRQTAVQRGWSVLDGE; the protein is encoded by the coding sequence ATGATCGCGGCCCTCTTCGACATCGAAGGCACGCTGTTCACCAATCCGATGGGCAAGGGGATGACCGAGTACGCCTTTGCCCACGGGCGCGCGATTCCGGCCGCGGCTTACTTCGCCTCGCTCCTGCCTCTGTATCAGATTAGCAAATTGGGTTTTTACTCCCGGGAAGCGTTCAATACAATCGCGATCGCACGCATGGCCGGTCTGATCGGAGGATACAGCCGGCCGGAGGCCGACGCCGCCTTCGACTGGGTCGCGGATGAGTTCATCCTCCCCTCGGGCCGCAGGGAAATCCTCGGCCGCTGGGAACGCCACCGCGCGTCGGGGCATCTGCTGATGATCGCCTCGGGCGGACTGACGCCGATCGTCGCGCGGATCGGGGCAAGGCTCCAGGCGGCGGGGACGGCCGGGACGGACGCCGAGGTGCGCGCCGGCCGCTATACCGGACGGATCGGATCGCCGGTGGTGATCGGCCGCGAGAAGGCCGCCCGCACATTGCGCTTGGCTGCGGAGCTTGGGGTAGAGGTGGATTGGAAGGAGAGTTACGCTTACGCGGATTCGTTCCACGATCTGCCGTTTCTGGAGCTCGCCGGCCACCCGACGGCCGTCCATCCGGATTCGAAGCTGCGGCAAACCGCCGTGCAACGGGGATGGTCCGTGCTGGACGGGGAGTAG
- a CDS encoding methyltransferase domain-containing protein produces MGRADRLDDKRFLKRQYRDASNLNARVSIHRTFSTNPHGFLQWIFERLDLPPDCRLLELGCGSGELWRDNLGRIPEGWNLTLTDASAGMAQQARRNLASGGRLFRFALADAQAVPFPAAAFDAVIADHMLYHVRERPRALAEIRRVMRPAGRFYASTVGSGHMRELAELVSGFDPQLDVWRSGGLEEGFTLENGAEQIAALFREVTLQRYEDSLAVTELEPLIAYIQSGRMTVGEGRLGELKEYLKREMTRRGGVIRISKETGLFSAVRE; encoded by the coding sequence ATGGGACGGGCGGACAGGCTGGACGACAAGCGCTTTCTGAAAAGACAATACCGCGACGCCTCGAACCTGAACGCGCGCGTATCCATCCACCGGACCTTCAGCACCAACCCCCACGGCTTTTTGCAGTGGATCTTCGAGCGGCTGGATCTTCCCCCCGATTGCCGGTTGCTTGAGCTGGGGTGCGGAAGCGGCGAGTTGTGGCGCGACAACCTCGGCCGGATCCCGGAGGGATGGAACCTCACGCTGACCGATGCTTCGGCCGGCATGGCGCAGCAGGCGCGGAGGAATCTCGCTTCCGGCGGCCGGCTGTTCCGCTTTGCACTCGCGGACGCGCAAGCGGTCCCATTTCCCGCGGCGGCTTTCGACGCGGTGATCGCCGACCACATGCTGTATCACGTTCGCGAACGCCCGCGGGCGCTGGCGGAAATTCGCAGGGTGATGCGCCCCGCCGGGCGGTTTTATGCTTCCACGGTCGGGAGCGGGCACATGCGCGAGTTGGCCGAACTGGTTTCCGGATTCGATCCGCAACTGGACGTGTGGAGGTCGGGCGGGTTGGAAGAGGGGTTCACGCTGGAAAACGGCGCGGAGCAGATCGCGGCTTTGTTCCGCGAGGTGACTCTCCAGCGCTACGAGGATTCCCTGGCCGTCACCGAGTTGGAGCCGCTCATCGCCTATATTCAATCCGGCCGGATGACGGTCGGCGAAGGCCGGCTGGGTGAATTGAAGGAATACCTAAAGCGGGAGATGACGCGAAGAGGCGGGGTGATCCGGATCTCGAAGGAGACGGGCCTATTCTCCGCGGTCCGGGAGTGA
- the lspA gene encoding signal peptidase II, translating to MGNRRKLVLFLFLVAAVLAVDQAGKALATEYLSDGVRHSYLGDFLRLEYIHNTGAILGLGSQLPAGIRRWFMPLSTVAILVWVGIMLIREEGFGWAAAGFSLVWGGGFANLIDRAAYGEVVDFFSLGFGAVRTGVSNLADVAIVVGIPLIIIGWLGMKPAVPEAGEGNGAAADEARKDQTM from the coding sequence GTGGGCAACCGAAGGAAGCTGGTGTTGTTTTTGTTCCTGGTCGCAGCGGTGCTGGCCGTCGACCAGGCGGGCAAGGCGCTCGCGACGGAATATCTTTCCGACGGCGTCCGGCATTCCTACCTTGGGGATTTCCTCCGCCTGGAATACATCCACAACACCGGCGCCATCCTCGGGCTGGGCTCCCAGCTTCCAGCCGGGATCCGCCGCTGGTTCATGCCACTCTCCACGGTCGCGATCCTGGTCTGGGTCGGCATCATGCTCATTCGCGAGGAAGGATTCGGCTGGGCGGCCGCGGGCTTCAGCTTGGTGTGGGGCGGCGGCTTCGCCAACCTGATCGACCGGGCGGCGTACGGCGAGGTGGTCGATTTCTTCAGCCTGGGATTCGGCGCGGTGCGCACCGGGGTTTCGAACTTGGCCGACGTGGCGATCGTGGTCGGCATTCCGCTGATCATCATCGGTTGGCTGGGCATGAAGCCGGCGGTCCCGGAAGCCGGGGAAGGGAACGGAGCGGCCGCGGACGAGGCGCGCAAGGATCAAACGATGTGA
- a CDS encoding radical SAM protein → MPMRFAFVDEVIRFNIPVGFTGVASMLRRGGHEVKLFVIGGRPERALEAIRAWAPAAVCFSMLTGGHQRILEFARILKQGAAVTTVFGGPHPTFFPEMIKLPWVDAVCRGEGEEAALEFADRLEAEGGRIPEDVRNFWVKRGEEVIRNPVRPRNRSLDDLPFPARDLYTRLSPFLYHHGIKHFVAHRGCPNRCTYCFNDAYNKMYREETGQSGIFFSRSPESIIEEIQDLRKKVPLRMVGFVDDVFTLDRKWALAFAEAYARRVRLPFSINARFESLEEDVTAALAEAGLRLAYCGVESGDEYFRNQVMLRRMSEEQMAAAADRLRRHGVKLITENIVGLPGETYAAALRTLAVNQRIQPDVANASLFAPYPKLPLTAYAVERGFFDGNFDSLYENYYHRTPLRFADERERRRILNLRCFFSLLSHHPRLMRVFAPLLELPPNALFRLIGDLIDGYYLRKCLAYRMGFGESWQTLRHFLSAYR, encoded by the coding sequence GTGCCCATGCGCTTTGCCTTCGTAGACGAGGTTATCCGGTTCAATATCCCGGTTGGATTCACCGGAGTGGCATCGATGCTGCGGCGCGGCGGCCACGAGGTGAAGTTGTTTGTCATCGGCGGGCGCCCGGAGCGGGCTCTCGAGGCGATCCGCGCCTGGGCTCCCGCCGCGGTGTGTTTCAGCATGCTGACCGGCGGCCATCAGCGCATTCTGGAATTTGCCCGGATCCTGAAGCAAGGCGCGGCGGTGACGACGGTCTTCGGCGGGCCGCACCCGACCTTCTTCCCCGAGATGATTAAGCTCCCCTGGGTGGACGCCGTCTGCCGGGGCGAGGGTGAAGAAGCCGCTCTGGAATTCGCGGATCGGCTCGAGGCGGAGGGGGGGCGAATTCCGGAGGACGTGCGCAACTTCTGGGTGAAGCGCGGCGAAGAAGTGATCCGCAATCCGGTGCGGCCCCGCAACCGGTCCCTCGACGACCTGCCCTTTCCGGCCCGCGATCTCTACACCCGGCTCTCCCCCTTCCTCTACCACCACGGGATCAAGCACTTTGTGGCCCACCGCGGATGCCCGAACCGCTGCACGTACTGTTTCAACGACGCCTACAACAAGATGTACCGCGAAGAAACCGGCCAATCCGGGATTTTCTTCTCCCGCTCGCCGGAAAGCATCATCGAGGAAATCCAGGACCTGCGCAAGAAAGTCCCGCTGCGGATGGTGGGCTTCGTGGACGACGTCTTCACCCTGGATAGGAAATGGGCCTTGGCGTTCGCGGAGGCGTATGCCCGGCGGGTCCGCCTGCCGTTCAGCATCAACGCGCGCTTCGAATCCTTGGAGGAGGATGTGACGGCGGCGTTGGCCGAGGCCGGCCTGCGGCTGGCGTATTGCGGGGTGGAATCCGGCGACGAATATTTCCGCAACCAGGTGATGCTGCGCCGGATGAGCGAGGAGCAGATGGCCGCCGCCGCGGATCGGCTCCGCCGCCACGGCGTGAAGCTGATCACGGAAAACATCGTCGGGCTGCCGGGCGAAACCTACGCGGCGGCACTGCGCACCCTCGCGGTCAATCAGCGGATCCAGCCCGACGTCGCCAACGCCTCGCTGTTCGCCCCGTATCCGAAGCTGCCGCTCACGGCGTATGCGGTCGAGCGCGGATTCTTCGACGGAAATTTTGACTCCCTGTATGAGAATTATTACCACCGGACGCCCCTGCGGTTCGCCGACGAGCGCGAGCGAAGGCGGATCCTGAACCTGCGTTGCTTCTTCAGCCTGTTGTCGCATCATCCGCGCCTGATGCGCGTCTTTGCGCCGCTGCTCGAGCTTCCCCCGAACGCGCTGTTCCGCCTGATCGGGGACCTGATCGACGGGTATTATCTGCGCAAGTGCCTGGCTTACCGGATGGGCTTCGGGGAATCGTGGCAAACCCTGCGGCATTTCCTGTCCGCCTATCGCTGA